The window CCGTCAGCGCCGACTGGCACCTGGACGAGGCCGACCACGCCGCCGCCGTGCAGGAGTACGTGGTGCGTTCGATCCCGGCGCCCCGGCGCTCCCCCGAGAACCGGTCCCGCCGCGACTGAGCGGGCACCGACGGGCCGGGCAGGCCGGAGGGACCGGGCGGATCACGCGGCCGGAGGGACCGGCCGGATCACGCGGCCGGGCGGACCGGGCGGATTGCGCGGGCGGTCAGCGGACGGGGTGCCCGGCCCCGCGCAGCGCGTCCTTGACCTCGGCGACGGACAGCTCGCCGAAGTGGAAGACGCTGGCGGCGAGCACCGCGTCGGCGCCGGCGCCGATCGCCGGCGCGAAGTGCGCCACCTCGCCCGCGCCGCCGCTGGCCACCACCGGCACGTCCACCACCCGGCGCACCGCGCCGATGAGTTCGAGGTCGAAGCCGGTCTTGGTGCCGTCGGCGTCCATCGAGTTCAGCAGGATCTCGCCCGCGCCCAGCTCGGCGCCGCGCCGGGCCCACTCGACCGCGTCCAGCCCGGTGCCGCGCCGACCGCCGTGGGTGGTCACCTCGAAACCGCTGGGCGTGCCGCTGCCGGGCGCCCGCCGCACGTCGAGCGAGAGCACCAGCACCTGCCGGCCGAAGCGGTCGGCGATCTCGGCGATCAGCTCGGGGCGGGCGATGGCGGCGGTGTTCACCCCGACCTTGTCCGCGCCGGCGCGCAGCAGGGTGTCGACGTCGGCGA is drawn from Micromonospora sp. NBC_01740 and contains these coding sequences:
- the hisF gene encoding imidazole glycerol phosphate synthase subunit HisF — its product is MTVAVRVIPCLDVDAGRVVKGVNFLDLRDAGDPVELAAAYDRAGADELTFLDVTASSSDRGTMLDVVRRTAESVFIPLTVGGGVRQVADVDTLLRAGADKVGVNTAAIARPELIAEIADRFGRQVLVLSLDVRRAPGSGTPSGFEVTTHGGRRGTGLDAVEWARRGAELGAGEILLNSMDADGTKTGFDLELIGAVRRVVDVPVVASGGAGEVAHFAPAIGAGADAVLAASVFHFGELSVAEVKDALRGAGHPVR